Proteins encoded by one window of Mesorhizobium sp. INR15:
- a CDS encoding GMC family oxidoreductase, whose product MSGTYDYIIAGAGSAGCTLANRLVNAGKRVLIVEAGPADNTRFIDMPATFAKVIGTARSWIYESEPEPSVGGRRVPVPQGRTLGGGSSINAMLYVRGQPEDYDGWRDLGCPGWGWDEVLPVFKRLERNERLAGERHGTTGPLPVSDARHRHPLSLAYVKAAQQAGYAFNDDFNGARQEGVGFYQTTTANGERQSAAKVFLKPLAGNANLTVVTDALVTGVTLENGAASGLAYTTSDGQSHAAMAKAEVILTAGALATPKLMMLSGLGPAEHLSELGIPVIRDLPSVGRDLQDHVAAPVYALTRQPISLLGEDRGFKALRHGIQYMLFRTGLLTSNVVESGGFFDTDGDGRPDIQFHVLPVMIESAEHGSIERHGMELNPCVLRPKSRGTVELRSRDAADPIRFTTGFLSDADDLALLLAGMKIARAILRQPALRAVISEELSPGDADDISDQAIIDHILEHAKTVYHPCGTCRMGTDEAAVVDHELRVRGVPRLRICDASIMPRLTSGNTNAPVIMIADRCADFILGVGRH is encoded by the coding sequence ATGAGCGGCACCTACGACTACATCATCGCCGGCGCCGGCTCTGCCGGCTGCACGCTGGCCAACCGGCTGGTCAATGCCGGCAAGCGCGTGCTGATTGTCGAGGCCGGCCCGGCCGACAACACGCGTTTCATCGACATGCCCGCCACCTTCGCCAAGGTGATCGGCACGGCGCGCAGCTGGATCTACGAATCCGAGCCCGAGCCGAGCGTCGGTGGCCGCAGGGTGCCGGTGCCGCAGGGCCGCACACTGGGCGGCGGCTCCTCGATCAATGCCATGCTCTATGTCAGGGGCCAGCCTGAGGATTACGATGGCTGGCGCGATCTCGGCTGCCCCGGCTGGGGCTGGGACGAAGTGCTGCCGGTGTTCAAGCGGCTGGAGCGCAACGAGCGCCTGGCCGGCGAACGCCATGGCACGACAGGTCCCCTGCCCGTTTCGGATGCGCGCCATCGCCATCCGCTGTCGCTGGCCTATGTCAAGGCCGCCCAGCAGGCCGGCTACGCCTTCAATGACGACTTCAACGGAGCCAGGCAGGAAGGCGTCGGCTTCTATCAGACGACGACGGCGAACGGGGAGAGACAGTCGGCGGCAAAGGTGTTTTTGAAGCCATTGGCTGGCAACGCCAACCTTACTGTCGTCACCGATGCGCTGGTCACCGGCGTGACGCTGGAGAATGGCGCGGCCAGCGGCCTCGCCTACACCACATCGGACGGGCAGAGCCATGCGGCAATGGCCAAGGCCGAGGTGATCCTGACCGCAGGCGCGCTGGCGACACCCAAGCTGATGATGCTGTCCGGGCTCGGGCCCGCCGAACATTTGAGCGAGCTCGGCATTCCCGTCATCCGCGACCTGCCTTCGGTCGGCCGCGACCTGCAGGACCATGTCGCCGCGCCCGTCTATGCACTGACGCGCCAGCCGATTTCGCTGCTCGGCGAGGACCGCGGCTTCAAGGCGCTGCGCCACGGCATTCAATACATGCTGTTCCGCACCGGCCTGCTCACCTCCAACGTGGTCGAGAGCGGCGGCTTCTTCGACACCGACGGCGATGGCCGGCCAGACATCCAGTTCCACGTCCTGCCGGTGATGATTGAAAGCGCCGAGCATGGCTCGATCGAACGGCACGGCATGGAGCTCAATCCCTGTGTGCTCAGGCCGAAGTCACGCGGCACCGTAGAACTGCGCTCACGCGACGCGGCGGATCCGATCCGTTTCACCACCGGCTTCCTGTCCGATGCGGATGACCTCGCCTTGCTGCTCGCCGGAATGAAGATCGCCCGCGCCATCCTGCGCCAGCCGGCGCTGCGGGCGGTCATTTCGGAGGAACTGTCGCCCGGCGACGCCGACGATATCTCGGACCAGGCAATCATCGACCACATCCTTGAGCACGCCAAGACGGTCTACCACCCTTGCGGCACCTGCCGGATGGGCACGGACGAAGCGGCGGTGGTCGATCACGAGCTGAGAGTACGCGGTGTGCCGCGCCTGCGCATCTGCGACGCCTCGATCATGCCGCGCCTGACCAGCGGCAACACCAACGCGCCGGTGATCATGATCGCCGACCGCTGCGCCGACTTCATCCTTGGCGTCGGGCGTCACTGA
- a CDS encoding aldehyde dehydrogenase, translated as MNERTVPPISAAAAAFLSRSHRPFINGRFVDGLAGDGLAVDDSASGEIVARVPESGPELVDQAVRAARAALEGPWASMRPVDRQNLMLKLADAVEADADLLAEIESIENGKSLGVARMLSAGGTVDWLRYYAGWATKLEGSTFQVSISVPPGAKHHAMTVMEPVGVVGAIVPWNFPLLIGVWKIAPALACGCTVVLKPPQETPLGLLRLAELIEAVDFPPGVVNIVTGSGSITGEALIRHPGIDKLTFTGSTEVGKRVGHAAIDRVARFTLELGSKSPMILLADMEEGIEPLIAGLGMFFNQGQVCTSASRILIEKSIYDRTLARLAEIADGMTMGAGRDAEAQINPLVSAKHRKSVEGFVERSLAAGSERISGARPVPGKGHYVAPTILHNVRPDMEIVREEVFGPVVAAMPVADLDEAIRVANDTRYGLSASIWTRDMGKAMTAIHGLKAGTVWVNSHNTLDPNAPFGGFKQSGIGREHGRAAIDGYLETKTVIMRYA; from the coding sequence GTGAACGAGAGAACTGTGCCGCCGATCAGTGCGGCGGCCGCCGCTTTCCTGTCGCGGTCGCACCGGCCCTTCATCAATGGCCGCTTTGTCGATGGCCTTGCCGGTGACGGCCTCGCCGTCGACGATTCCGCCTCGGGCGAGATCGTCGCCCGTGTGCCCGAAAGCGGCCCCGAGCTGGTCGACCAGGCGGTGCGCGCGGCACGGGCCGCGCTCGAGGGACCATGGGCATCGATGCGGCCGGTCGACCGCCAGAACCTGATGCTGAAGCTCGCCGATGCTGTCGAGGCCGACGCCGACCTTCTGGCCGAGATCGAAAGCATAGAGAACGGCAAGTCGCTGGGCGTAGCCCGCATGCTGAGCGCCGGCGGCACTGTCGACTGGCTGCGCTATTACGCCGGCTGGGCAACCAAGCTCGAGGGCTCTACCTTCCAGGTTTCCATTTCGGTCCCGCCCGGCGCCAAGCATCATGCCATGACCGTGATGGAGCCGGTCGGCGTCGTCGGCGCCATCGTGCCGTGGAACTTCCCGCTGCTGATCGGCGTGTGGAAGATCGCGCCGGCACTTGCCTGCGGCTGCACCGTGGTGCTGAAGCCGCCGCAGGAAACGCCGCTTGGGCTGCTGAGGCTGGCTGAGCTGATCGAGGCGGTGGATTTCCCGCCCGGCGTCGTCAACATCGTCACCGGCAGTGGCAGCATCACCGGCGAAGCGCTGATCCGCCATCCCGGCATCGACAAGCTGACCTTCACCGGCTCGACCGAGGTCGGCAAGCGCGTCGGCCATGCCGCGATCGACCGCGTCGCCCGCTTCACGCTGGAGCTCGGCTCGAAATCGCCGATGATCCTGCTCGCCGACATGGAGGAAGGCATCGAGCCACTGATTGCCGGGCTCGGCATGTTCTTCAACCAGGGCCAGGTCTGCACCTCGGCCTCGCGGATCCTCATCGAGAAGTCGATCTACGACCGCACGCTGGCACGCCTCGCCGAGATCGCCGATGGCATGACGATGGGTGCTGGCCGCGACGCGGAAGCCCAGATCAATCCGCTGGTCTCGGCCAAGCACAGGAAGAGCGTCGAGGGTTTTGTCGAGCGCAGCCTGGCCGCCGGTAGCGAACGGATCAGCGGCGCGCGGCCAGTGCCCGGCAAGGGCCACTACGTCGCGCCGACCATCCTGCACAATGTGCGCCCCGACATGGAGATCGTGCGCGAGGAAGTGTTCGGTCCCGTCGTGGCGGCAATGCCGGTCGCCGATCTCGATGAGGCGATCCGCGTCGCCAACGACACGCGCTACGGGCTGTCGGCCTCGATCTGGACCCGCGACATGGGCAAGGCGATGACCGCCATCCATGGCCTCAAGGCCGGCACGGTGTGGGTCAATTCGCACAACACGCTCGACCCCAACGCACCGTTCGGCGGCTTCAAGCAGTCCGGCATCGGGCGCGAGCATGGCCGCGCCGCCATCGACGGCTATCTCGAGACCAAGACCGTGATCATGCGCTACGCCTGA
- a CDS encoding YceI family protein, whose protein sequence is MRLRNTIAALAFIGASTLASGAYADNFEIDGQHSWITFTIKHGIYGIAHGQFDAASGSIVMDKADPSKSSVKAEIDVGSVHTAYDQRDSDLKGPDFFNAAEFPKISFESTKVEKVSDTTGKVTGNLTISGVAKEITLDVTLINEAPAPWDATLTKAAFTATGKVSTADFPMAKAAAGFGLGPDVEIVIDLEAIKK, encoded by the coding sequence ATGAGACTACGCAACACAATCGCCGCCCTTGCCTTCATCGGCGCTTCGACGCTGGCATCTGGCGCTTATGCCGACAATTTCGAGATCGACGGCCAGCACAGCTGGATCACCTTCACCATCAAGCACGGCATCTATGGCATCGCGCATGGCCAGTTCGACGCCGCGTCAGGCTCGATCGTGATGGACAAGGCCGATCCTTCGAAGAGCAGCGTCAAGGCCGAGATCGATGTCGGCTCGGTTCACACCGCCTACGACCAGCGCGACAGCGACCTGAAGGGGCCGGACTTCTTCAACGCGGCGGAGTTTCCGAAGATTTCTTTCGAGAGCACCAAGGTGGAGAAGGTCAGCGACACGACCGGCAAGGTGACCGGCAACCTGACCATCAGCGGCGTTGCCAAGGAAATCACGCTTGACGTGACCCTCATCAACGAGGCGCCGGCGCCTTGGGATGCGACGCTGACCAAGGCGGCGTTCACCGCCACCGGCAAGGTCAGCACCGCCGATTTTCCGATGGCGAAGGCGGCTGCCGGCTTCGGCCTTGGACCGGATGTCGAGATCGTCATCGATCTCGAAGCAATCAAGAAATAG